In Geopsychrobacter electrodiphilus DSM 16401, a single window of DNA contains:
- a CDS encoding ABC transporter ATP-binding protein, with product MNETAPVIDVRGLTKSFGGKVVVNQLSLRVERGEIYGFLGPNGSGKTTLIRMLCGLLRPDAGTGVCLGHDLHTDAEQIKPKIGYMSQHFSLYEDLSVRENLDFMARVYGVARRKQVVNELIEQMGLGTYTHQLAGTLSGGWKQRLALSCCLLHQPELLLLDEPTAGVDPKARRDFWDDIYQLAANGISTLISTHYMDEAERCHRLAYLAYGDLLAAGTAEEIVAGAGLTTWSVSGRNVHLLAEKLKTVREVEQIVTFGNTLHVSSHNATELNASLQPFRQDSSYHWEQTATNLEEVFISLMPRSQEH from the coding sequence ATGAATGAGACGGCCCCGGTTATTGATGTGCGCGGGCTGACCAAATCTTTTGGCGGGAAAGTGGTCGTCAACCAGCTTTCCCTGCGCGTCGAGCGCGGCGAGATCTACGGTTTTCTCGGTCCCAACGGCAGCGGCAAGACCACCCTGATCCGCATGCTCTGCGGCCTGCTGCGACCCGATGCGGGGACGGGGGTCTGCCTTGGTCATGACCTGCACACAGACGCGGAACAGATCAAACCGAAGATCGGCTACATGTCACAGCACTTCAGCCTCTATGAAGACCTGAGTGTCCGTGAAAATCTCGATTTTATGGCGCGGGTCTACGGGGTAGCGCGGCGGAAGCAGGTGGTCAACGAGCTCATTGAGCAGATGGGGCTGGGGACTTACACCCACCAGCTGGCGGGGACCCTTTCGGGGGGCTGGAAACAGCGGCTGGCTTTGTCCTGTTGCCTGCTTCACCAACCAGAGCTGCTGCTGCTCGATGAACCGACGGCCGGCGTCGACCCCAAGGCGCGCCGCGATTTCTGGGATGATATCTATCAGCTGGCGGCCAACGGAATCAGCACCCTGATCAGTACACACTACATGGATGAGGCGGAACGCTGCCATCGCCTGGCCTACCTCGCTTACGGCGACCTGCTCGCGGCGGGCACCGCCGAAGAGATCGTCGCCGGTGCGGGCCTCACCACCTGGTCGGTGTCCGGGCGCAACGTGCATCTGCTGGCAGAGAAATTAAAAACCGTCAGGGAGGTGGAGCAGATTGTCACCTTTGGCAACACCCTGCACGTCAGCAGCCACAATGCCACAGAGTTAAACGCCAGCCTGCAGCCTTTTCGCCAGGACAGCTCTTATCACTGGGAACAGACCGCGACCAATCTTGAAGAGGTGTTTATCAGCCTGATGCCGCGCAGTCAGGAGCATTGA
- a CDS encoding ABC transporter permease: MRRPSFFRFSFRRFWAMVSKEFVQIRRDRVTFAMILGIPIMQMVLFGFAINGDPRHLPTAVINADQGAFSRSIVTAMQNSTYFQPVRRVTSEAEAARLIEIGEVQFVLNIPPQFSRRLMRGERPDLLLTADATDPAATGNALAAFRVLTESAVSRDLEGPLTSLRRKPAPLNIILHPRFNPEAITQYNIVPGLMGVVLTMTLVIITALAITRERERGTMENLLATPVRPLEVMLGKIIPYVIVGYLQLVFILLTAYLLFHVPLVGSLTLLLGVSLLFIAANLGVGLTFSTLARNQLQAVQMAFFFFLPSILLSGFMFPFRGMPVWAQYLGSALPLTHYLRIVRGILLKGNGLTEILPNLWPILLFLVVALTIGLKRYRQTLD, encoded by the coding sequence ATGAGACGCCCGAGCTTCTTCCGTTTCTCGTTCCGGCGCTTCTGGGCCATGGTCAGCAAGGAGTTTGTGCAGATCCGCCGCGACCGGGTGACCTTCGCCATGATTTTGGGCATCCCGATCATGCAGATGGTGCTCTTCGGCTTCGCGATTAACGGCGATCCCCGGCATCTGCCGACGGCGGTCATCAACGCCGATCAGGGCGCGTTTTCACGCAGCATCGTCACGGCCATGCAGAACAGCACCTACTTCCAGCCGGTGCGCAGGGTGACGAGCGAGGCCGAGGCGGCACGACTCATTGAAATTGGCGAGGTTCAGTTTGTCCTCAACATCCCGCCACAGTTCTCCCGGCGCCTGATGCGTGGCGAGCGCCCCGACCTGCTGCTGACCGCCGACGCCACCGATCCCGCCGCAACGGGCAATGCCCTGGCAGCTTTCCGCGTGCTCACCGAATCAGCCGTTTCCCGCGACCTTGAAGGTCCCCTGACGTCTTTGCGCCGCAAGCCAGCGCCGCTCAATATTATTCTCCACCCCAGGTTCAACCCCGAGGCGATCACCCAGTACAATATCGTCCCCGGACTGATGGGGGTGGTGCTGACCATGACCCTGGTGATTATCACCGCGCTGGCCATCACCCGTGAACGCGAACGCGGCACCATGGAGAATCTGCTCGCGACGCCGGTGCGGCCGCTGGAGGTGATGCTCGGCAAGATCATCCCTTACGTTATCGTCGGTTATCTGCAGCTGGTGTTCATCCTGCTCACCGCCTACCTGCTTTTTCATGTACCGCTGGTCGGCAGTCTGACTTTGCTGCTCGGCGTCTCACTGCTGTTCATCGCCGCCAATCTTGGGGTCGGCCTGACCTTCTCGACCCTGGCGCGTAACCAGCTGCAGGCGGTGCAGATGGCCTTCTTCTTCTTTCTGCCCTCGATTTTACTGTCGGGCTTCATGTTCCCCTTTCGCGGCATGCCGGTGTGGGCACAATATCTTGGATCGGCCCTGCCGTTGACCCATTACCTGCGTATCGTGCGCGGCATTCTGCTCAAAGGAAATGGTCTCACCGAAATCCTGCCCAACCTCTGGCCGATCCTGCTATTCCTGGTGGTAGCCCTGACCATCGGGCTAAAGCGCTACCGCCAGACCCTCGATTGA
- a CDS encoding aldehyde ferredoxin oxidoreductase C-terminal domain-containing protein, which produces MNMFQRVLLVDPGTGFYKIKKYSFERYFGPVDLGIHLTEEYRSLNFGVGIFAGSILPGSNRLIVTGFSPCWQGHYISSMGGAGLVFDNLGVNMLSLVGKAPVPSVLCLNRNHGEEIEVEVVPLDVAAVWNSGRSGVYALTDRVYAMFGERYASDPRILVTGPAALETDMGGIMSVPISKGKISPVDTWAGRGGFGSAMLQKHGIVAIIYGGTLVDEDFRDKKVADAWFQNKYNQHLLQKDLEVTGKYRYDEKLKTGGTFGVNYTAVGGKILAFNYRTIFWSEAERLDLHQKLVVDHYLKQFNAETIQAKQQATCGEPCVAVCKKMNGEYKKDFEPYQTLGPLCGIFDQRAAEKLNRRCDAMGFDAVSAGGVLAWLMDLLDVKLLSPEELGVTRLPRWEMAGFDVVKDSLHNAELGCELITAILERRGILDLREGVRKWSRIHSRIKGTALHDRLVYTAFTRRGWMVPNQYWVSGVLSPMAIMGKYYMIYSYDFIPPRTLGRMCAERMKKELILDNLGTCRFHRGWAEEMLPEIVGELYGCKEQFLRGIAVLASRINSRNSPIFWESERNIDYLQTFLKRKQEVEQESDPRLAEWLVKFDQDKHEAARDFWYQILMGIDESLREFF; this is translated from the coding sequence ATGAACATGTTCCAGCGCGTCCTTCTGGTTGATCCAGGAACCGGATTTTATAAAATTAAAAAATACAGTTTTGAGCGGTACTTCGGTCCGGTCGACCTCGGCATTCATCTGACCGAAGAATATCGCAGTCTTAATTTTGGCGTCGGCATCTTTGCCGGTTCGATCCTGCCGGGGTCGAATCGCCTGATTGTGACCGGCTTTTCCCCCTGCTGGCAGGGGCATTATATCAGTTCCATGGGGGGCGCCGGGCTGGTGTTCGATAACCTGGGCGTCAACATGCTGAGCCTGGTGGGGAAGGCGCCGGTCCCCTCGGTGCTGTGTTTGAACCGCAATCACGGTGAAGAGATTGAGGTCGAGGTCGTGCCGCTCGACGTGGCGGCGGTCTGGAACTCGGGTCGCAGCGGGGTGTATGCGCTGACCGACAGGGTTTACGCAATGTTCGGCGAGCGCTACGCGAGCGATCCGCGCATTCTGGTCACCGGCCCGGCGGCGCTTGAGACCGACATGGGCGGGATTATGTCGGTGCCGATCAGCAAGGGGAAGATCAGCCCTGTCGATACCTGGGCCGGGCGCGGCGGTTTCGGCAGCGCCATGTTGCAGAAGCACGGGATCGTGGCGATCATCTACGGCGGTACGCTGGTGGACGAAGATTTTCGCGACAAAAAGGTCGCCGATGCCTGGTTTCAGAACAAGTACAACCAGCACCTGCTGCAGAAGGATCTGGAGGTGACCGGCAAGTATCGCTATGACGAAAAGCTTAAAACCGGCGGCACCTTCGGCGTAAATTACACGGCCGTTGGGGGTAAAATCCTGGCGTTCAACTACCGCACCATCTTCTGGAGCGAAGCCGAGCGTCTGGACCTGCATCAGAAACTGGTGGTTGATCACTACCTCAAGCAGTTCAACGCGGAGACCATCCAGGCCAAACAACAGGCAACCTGCGGCGAACCCTGTGTCGCGGTGTGCAAGAAGATGAACGGCGAATACAAGAAGGATTTTGAACCCTATCAGACCCTGGGTCCTTTGTGCGGCATCTTCGATCAGCGCGCGGCGGAGAAACTCAACCGGCGCTGCGATGCCATGGGATTTGATGCGGTCTCGGCCGGCGGGGTGCTGGCCTGGTTAATGGACCTGCTCGACGTCAAGCTGCTCAGCCCTGAAGAGCTGGGCGTCACTCGTCTGCCGAGGTGGGAGATGGCTGGTTTTGATGTGGTGAAGGACTCGCTGCACAATGCCGAGCTCGGCTGTGAGCTGATCACGGCGATCCTCGAACGGCGCGGGATTCTCGACCTGCGCGAGGGGGTGCGCAAATGGAGCCGCATTCATTCGCGCATCAAGGGCACGGCGCTGCATGATCGGCTGGTTTACACGGCGTTTACCCGGCGCGGCTGGATGGTCCCCAATCAGTACTGGGTGTCGGGCGTGTTGTCGCCGATGGCGATCATGGGCAAGTACTACATGATCTACAGCTATGATTTTATCCCGCCCCGAACCCTGGGGAGAATGTGCGCCGAGCGGATGAAGAAAGAGCTGATTCTGGATAATCTGGGGACCTGCCGTTTCCATCGCGGCTGGGCCGAAGAGATGCTCCCCGAGATCGTCGGTGAACTGTATGGCTGCAAGGAGCAGTTCCTGCGCGGCATCGCCGTGCTCGCCAGTCGGATCAACAGCCGCAACAGCCCGATCTTCTGGGAGTCGGAGCGCAACATTGATTACCTGCAGACCTTTCTGAAACGCAAACAGGAGGTGGAGCAGGAGTCGGATCCCCGGTTGGCGGAATGGCTGGTGAAATTTGACCAGGACAAGCACGAAGCGGCCAGAGATTTCTGGTATCAGATCCTGATGGGGATCGACGAAAGCCTGCGCGAATTTTTTTAA
- a CDS encoding HlyD family secretion protein produces the protein MNILIRPAMSKLLHGNRHRLAFLLMTLVLLAGCQAQTEPGFQGYTEGDFVLLASPLGGRLTSLAVTRGARVKAGERLFSLDPQPEQSLVEAASQELRRAESRLQDMLKGLRPSELAAIRFRLTQARTALALSQREFERRTKLVAQQAMAAEELDRARADLQHDQAAVAEVKAQLETAQLGSRADSISAARAEIEAARAQLTRAQWAASQKSVTAPQDALVFDTLFKAGEFVAAGAPVVSLLSPANIKIRFFIPEPLVGGLQIGQTIAVHYDGEAENFSAKIVFISPQAEYTPPIIYSRETRAKLVFMVEARPESAVAARLHPGQPVDVQLVVPDE, from the coding sequence ATGAACATTCTGATCCGACCCGCCATGAGCAAGCTTTTGCACGGGAACCGCCACCGGCTCGCGTTTCTGCTCATGACCCTGGTCTTGTTGGCAGGGTGTCAGGCGCAGACGGAACCAGGTTTTCAAGGCTACACCGAAGGGGACTTTGTCCTGCTCGCTTCACCGCTGGGCGGGCGACTGACAAGCCTCGCGGTCACGCGCGGCGCTCGGGTGAAGGCCGGAGAACGACTCTTCAGCCTGGATCCGCAACCGGAACAGTCCCTGGTTGAAGCGGCCAGCCAGGAGCTCCGCCGCGCCGAGAGTCGGCTCCAGGATATGCTCAAGGGTCTGCGGCCGAGTGAACTGGCGGCGATACGTTTCAGGCTAACGCAAGCGCGCACCGCCCTGGCCCTGTCACAGCGCGAATTTGAACGTCGCACCAAGCTGGTGGCGCAACAGGCCATGGCGGCAGAAGAGCTTGATCGCGCCCGCGCAGATCTGCAGCACGACCAGGCTGCCGTCGCCGAGGTCAAGGCCCAGCTCGAAACGGCCCAGCTCGGTTCACGCGCCGATTCCATCAGCGCGGCTCGGGCCGAGATTGAAGCCGCGCGGGCCCAGCTCACACGGGCGCAGTGGGCAGCAAGTCAAAAAAGCGTGACCGCCCCGCAGGATGCGCTGGTCTTCGACACCCTGTTTAAAGCGGGTGAATTTGTCGCCGCCGGCGCCCCGGTCGTAAGCCTGTTGTCCCCGGCGAATATCAAGATCCGCTTCTTCATCCCCGAACCCCTGGTCGGCGGCCTGCAGATCGGCCAGACCATCGCTGTCCATTACGACGGCGAAGCCGAAAACTTTAGCGCTAAAATAGTCTTTATCTCCCCCCAGGCCGAATACACGCCCCCCATCATCTACAGCCGCGAGACACGCGCCAAGCTGGTGTTCATGGTCGAAGCGCGGCCCGAGAGCGCGGTCGCGGCCCGCCTCCACCCCGGCCAGCCGGTGGATGTCCAGCTGGTCGTTCCCGATGAATGA
- a CDS encoding malate/lactate/ureidoglycolate dehydrogenase, with protein MTLSHEKLEELAFAILEAAGSAPLEARTVAAHLLQANLSGHDSHGVGMLPTYVTNIAKGLLRPNSPLETVSDQGNFLLFDGQRGYGQVAAKSAMERGIARCKENGLVLLGLRNAHHIGRVGSYGEQSLAAGLISLHFVNVADHAPLVAPFGGKIARYGTNPLCIAVPAPNPDDHLLLDMATSKIALGKARVANNKGQQVPKQSLIDTEGRPTRDPSVMFSEPPGALLPFGEHKGYVLGLLCEVLVTALTGGPSIQPGNRRGGGIINHMLTILIDPAIYGEQEAIRQEISALIAYIRATPPAQTDCPVMVPGDPERQRRAIRRSTGIVIEKNTWTELVEAALSVGLNLDDLNLTEPQPSP; from the coding sequence ATGACCCTGAGTCACGAGAAGCTTGAGGAGCTGGCTTTTGCCATCCTTGAGGCGGCGGGAAGCGCCCCCCTTGAGGCCCGTACTGTGGCGGCGCATCTGCTACAGGCCAACCTCAGTGGTCATGACAGCCACGGCGTGGGGATGCTCCCCACCTATGTGACAAATATCGCCAAAGGTCTGTTGCGGCCGAACAGCCCGCTTGAAACGGTCAGCGATCAGGGGAATTTTCTGCTCTTCGACGGCCAGCGGGGTTACGGCCAGGTGGCCGCAAAGTCGGCGATGGAACGGGGGATCGCACGCTGCAAGGAGAACGGTCTGGTCCTGCTGGGACTGCGCAACGCTCACCACATCGGCCGCGTCGGCTCCTACGGTGAGCAAAGCCTTGCGGCGGGGCTGATCTCGCTGCACTTTGTAAATGTCGCTGACCACGCCCCCCTGGTGGCCCCCTTCGGCGGTAAAATAGCGCGCTACGGCACCAACCCCCTGTGCATCGCAGTGCCTGCGCCGAACCCTGACGACCATTTACTGCTCGACATGGCGACCAGCAAGATCGCCCTCGGCAAGGCTCGCGTGGCCAACAACAAGGGGCAACAGGTTCCGAAGCAGTCCCTCATCGACACCGAGGGACGACCGACCCGGGATCCCAGCGTCATGTTCAGCGAGCCGCCAGGGGCTCTTTTACCTTTCGGTGAGCACAAGGGCTACGTTCTGGGCCTGCTCTGCGAGGTTCTGGTGACCGCCCTGACCGGCGGGCCATCAATCCAGCCCGGCAACCGGCGTGGCGGCGGGATTATCAACCACATGCTGACGATCCTCATTGACCCGGCAATCTACGGCGAGCAGGAGGCCATCCGCCAGGAGATCAGTGCCCTGATCGCCTATATCCGGGCGACCCCGCCCGCCCAAACCGACTGCCCGGTCATGGTGCCGGGCGACCCGGAGAGACAACGGCGAGCAATCCGACGGTCTACCGGAATTGTCATAGAAAAGAACACCTGGACCGAGCTCGTCGAAGCCGCCCTGAGTGTGGGCCTGAATCTTGATGATCTGAATTTAACCGAACCACAGCCCTCGCCATAA
- a CDS encoding ABC transporter ATP-binding protein — MLEVREINSYYGLSHILFDVSLNVHKGEIVCLLGRNGAGKSTTMKSIMGLTPPRQGEIIFKGDRVTGLPPYQMCRRGMGFVPDDRRVFADLSVGENLEISARPSQGSAGWDKERVYAFFPALRDLDGRRAGVLSGGEQQMLTIGRALITNPDLLLLDEPTEGLAPIIVEMLEEKILELKASGLSVLLAEQNQVVALRLSDRAYIIDNGHIRYQGSIEDLRQNEAIRHKYLLV, encoded by the coding sequence ATGCTGGAAGTCAGGGAGATCAACAGCTATTACGGACTGAGCCATATTCTCTTCGATGTCTCACTCAACGTGCACAAAGGCGAGATCGTCTGCCTTCTGGGGCGTAACGGTGCGGGTAAGAGTACCACCATGAAAAGTATCATGGGGCTGACGCCGCCCAGGCAGGGTGAAATCATCTTCAAGGGGGACCGCGTGACCGGCCTGCCGCCCTACCAGATGTGCCGCCGGGGCATGGGGTTTGTCCCCGATGATCGCAGGGTCTTTGCGGATCTGAGCGTGGGCGAGAATCTTGAAATATCCGCCCGACCCTCTCAGGGCAGCGCTGGCTGGGATAAGGAGAGGGTCTACGCTTTTTTCCCTGCCCTGCGCGACCTCGACGGCCGCAGAGCCGGTGTCCTCAGCGGTGGCGAGCAGCAGATGCTCACCATCGGGCGCGCCCTGATCACCAACCCCGATCTGCTGCTCCTGGATGAACCTACGGAAGGACTGGCGCCGATCATCGTCGAGATGCTCGAAGAAAAAATTCTGGAGCTCAAGGCTAGTGGTCTCTCGGTCCTGCTGGCCGAGCAGAACCAGGTCGTCGCCTTGCGCCTGAGCGATCGTGCTTATATCATCGACAACGGCCATATCCGCTACCAGGGTAGTATTGAAGATCTTCGTCAGAACGAGGCCATCCGCCACAAGTATCTTCTGGTTTGA
- a CDS encoding calcium/sodium antiporter, with protein sequence MTLAFFAIAVGLVLLVWSADRFVDGAASAARHFGMPPLLVGMVIIGFGTSAPEMVVSALAASQGNPGIALGNAYGSNIANIALVLGLTALIAPIAVHSQILRKELPILTVVTVLAAIQLWDGEISRIDGLVLLAVFCGLMGWAIRQGLRHKEDSLGSAVELELIQHPMPLGLALFWLLLGLLLLIASSRILVWGAVVIAQGFGVSDLIIGLTVVAIGTSLPELASSIAATRKGENDIALGNVIGSNLFNTLAVVGIAGTIHPMTVDAQVLSRDWLSMAFLTLLLFAFAYRGLRINRVEGAILLACYIGYTSYLVTSVFGG encoded by the coding sequence ATGACCCTTGCTTTTTTCGCAATCGCCGTCGGCCTCGTGCTGCTGGTCTGGAGCGCCGACCGGTTTGTCGATGGCGCGGCCTCGGCCGCACGCCACTTCGGCATGCCCCCCTTGCTGGTCGGGATGGTGATCATCGGTTTCGGCACCTCCGCTCCCGAAATGGTGGTTTCGGCGCTTGCCGCCTCCCAGGGGAATCCGGGGATCGCCCTCGGTAATGCCTATGGTTCAAATATCGCCAATATCGCCCTGGTGCTGGGCTTGACCGCCCTGATCGCGCCGATTGCGGTACATTCGCAGATTCTGCGCAAAGAGTTGCCGATTCTGACTGTGGTGACGGTTCTGGCGGCGATTCAGCTGTGGGATGGTGAGATCAGTCGCATAGATGGTCTGGTGCTGCTGGCAGTTTTTTGCGGTCTGATGGGCTGGGCGATCCGTCAGGGCCTGAGACACAAGGAAGATAGTCTGGGGAGCGCCGTAGAGCTGGAACTCATCCAGCATCCGATGCCGCTTGGCCTGGCGCTCTTCTGGCTGCTGCTCGGTCTGCTGCTGCTGATCGCCAGCTCACGTATCCTGGTCTGGGGGGCCGTGGTGATCGCGCAGGGCTTCGGGGTAAGTGACCTGATCATCGGACTGACCGTGGTTGCAATCGGGACGTCGCTGCCGGAGCTGGCGTCGTCGATCGCCGCCACGCGCAAGGGGGAGAACGACATCGCCCTGGGGAATGTGATCGGCTCCAACCTGTTCAACACTCTGGCCGTGGTCGGCATTGCGGGCACGATTCACCCGATGACTGTCGATGCGCAGGTTCTGTCGCGCGACTGGCTGAGCATGGCTTTTTTGACTCTGCTGCTCTTCGCCTTTGCCTATCGTGGCCTTCGGATCAACCGCGTCGAAGGCGCGATCCTGCTCGCCTGCTACATCGGTTACACCAGCTACCTGGTGACCAGCGTCTTCGGTGGCTAA
- a CDS encoding MBL fold metallo-hydrolase RNA specificity domain-containing protein: MKLTFYGAAQTVTGSQHLLEVNGKKILLDCGLFQGKRKEAFERNRNEFCHAKEIDALILSHAHIDHSGRIPRLVKNGFRGDVFCTLATRDLCAVMLMDSAFIQEHDVEFVNRRRKRNGQRAFEPLYTKVDAARAMEQFVGLSYSRRRQLYPGIFLTLVDAGHMLGSSHVILDIDDQETGRQQRLVFSGDIGRSDIPIIRDPVPLIEGTDILIMESTYGNRLHPPYLESEQELQRIVNETASRGGCLLIPAFAVGRTQQLVFALHKLHNSGLIPNLPVFVDSPLATRTTEIFRLHPEVYDAETREFLLSDDDKNPFGFGRLQYTQSVEQSKALNSLKVPAVIISSSGMLEGGRILHHLRNRIGDPRNCILMTSWQAPNTLGRRLVEGEKTVRIYGEEHQVRARLEVLPGFSGHADRDGLLDFVRVMQQKPQQTFVVHGEEESALSLAAALRDELGLQNVHIPQSLESFEI, translated from the coding sequence ATGAAACTGACATTCTACGGCGCCGCCCAGACCGTCACCGGCTCGCAACATCTGCTTGAGGTGAACGGCAAAAAGATTCTGCTCGACTGTGGCCTGTTCCAGGGGAAACGCAAGGAAGCCTTCGAGCGGAACCGTAACGAGTTCTGTCATGCCAAAGAGATCGACGCGCTGATCCTTTCTCACGCGCATATCGATCATTCCGGGCGCATCCCGCGCCTGGTCAAAAACGGCTTTCGTGGTGATGTTTTCTGTACCCTGGCGACGCGTGACCTGTGTGCGGTGATGCTGATGGATAGTGCGTTTATTCAGGAGCATGATGTCGAGTTCGTTAACCGGCGGCGCAAGCGGAATGGCCAGCGCGCCTTTGAGCCCCTCTATACCAAGGTCGATGCGGCCAGGGCGATGGAGCAGTTCGTTGGTCTGAGCTACAGCCGCCGGCGTCAGCTCTATCCCGGGATTTTTCTGACTCTGGTCGATGCCGGACACATGCTCGGTAGCTCTCATGTCATTCTGGACATCGATGATCAGGAAACCGGCCGGCAGCAGCGCCTGGTCTTCAGCGGGGATATCGGCCGGTCGGATATCCCGATCATCCGCGATCCGGTGCCGCTTATCGAGGGCACCGATATCCTGATCATGGAGAGCACCTACGGCAACCGCCTGCATCCCCCCTATCTCGAGTCTGAGCAGGAATTGCAGCGCATTGTCAATGAGACCGCCAGCCGTGGCGGCTGCCTGTTGATCCCGGCCTTTGCCGTGGGCCGGACCCAACAACTGGTCTTCGCCCTGCACAAATTGCACAATTCCGGCCTCATCCCCAATCTGCCGGTCTTCGTCGATAGTCCGCTCGCCACCCGCACCACCGAGATCTTTCGTTTGCATCCGGAGGTCTATGATGCCGAAACTCGTGAATTTCTGCTGAGCGATGACGACAAGAATCCCTTCGGCTTCGGGCGCCTGCAGTACACCCAGAGTGTCGAGCAGTCGAAGGCGCTCAACAGCCTCAAGGTCCCGGCGGTCATCATCAGTTCCAGCGGCATGCTGGAAGGGGGCCGGATTCTGCATCATCTACGCAACCGCATCGGGGACCCGCGGAACTGCATTCTCATGACCAGCTGGCAGGCTCCCAACACCCTGGGCCGCCGCCTCGTCGAGGGGGAAAAGACGGTGCGTATCTACGGTGAAGAACATCAGGTCCGCGCCAGGCTGGAAGTTCTGCCCGGGTTCTCCGGTCATGCCGACCGGGACGGCCTGCTCGATTTCGTCAGGGTGATGCAGCAGAAACCGCAACAGACCTTTGTTGTGCACGGCGAAGAAGAATCTGCGCTGAGCCTGGCCGCTGCCTTGCGCGATGAACTGGGACTCCAGAATGTGCATATCCCGCAGTCGCTGGAATCTTTCGAGATTTAA